A stretch of the Chitinophagales bacterium genome encodes the following:
- a CDS encoding KpsF/GutQ family sugar-phosphate isomerase: MKFSSKHIIDIAGETLTIESNAISGLKSLLNEDFVKIVQEILKSKGRVVVSGIGKSAIIASKIVSTFNSTGTPSMFMHAADAIHGDLGMAQENDIMICISKSGESPEIKVLVPLVKHNGNLLVGMVGNMNSFLASHADLVLNTTVSQEACPNNLAPTSSTTAQMAMGDALAVCLLKLRGFSPEDFAKFHPGGSLGKKLYLRVSDLYARHPRPLVQEEDSFHKVIVEITSNRLGATAVLNKKNEVSGIITDGDIRRMMEKNGSIQELRAKDIMGKHPRTISKDELAVDALEMMRKNKITQVIVMDKKKYAGMVHVHDLLKEGLV; this comes from the coding sequence TTGAAGTTCTCTTCAAAACACATTATTGATATAGCCGGTGAAACACTTACTATTGAGTCAAACGCTATATCAGGACTTAAAAGCTTGCTTAATGAGGACTTTGTAAAGATTGTTCAGGAAATTTTAAAATCGAAAGGCAGGGTCGTCGTCAGCGGCATCGGGAAGAGTGCCATTATTGCCAGTAAGATTGTCTCCACCTTTAATTCCACCGGTACCCCGTCTATGTTCATGCATGCTGCCGACGCCATTCATGGCGATTTGGGAATGGCGCAGGAAAATGACATCATGATCTGCATTTCCAAAAGCGGGGAAAGCCCTGAGATCAAGGTGCTGGTGCCGTTAGTGAAGCATAACGGCAATTTACTGGTAGGAATGGTAGGAAACATGAACAGCTTCCTTGCCAGCCACGCTGATCTTGTGTTAAATACCACCGTTTCCCAGGAGGCTTGTCCCAATAACCTCGCCCCTACGTCAAGCACCACTGCACAGATGGCCATGGGAGATGCCCTGGCGGTTTGTCTCTTAAAGCTGCGGGGATTCTCACCGGAAGATTTCGCCAAATTCCATCCGGGTGGTTCTTTGGGCAAGAAGCTCTATTTAAGGGTCAGTGATCTTTATGCACGGCATCCGCGGCCATTGGTACAGGAAGAAGATTCCTTCCATAAGGTAATAGTGGAAATCACCTCCAACCGGTTGGGTGCCACCGCAGTGTTAAATAAGAAGAACGAGGTGAGCGGCATTATCACCGATGGCGACATCAGAAGGATGATGGAAAAAAACGGTTCTATCCAGGAGCTTAGGGCAAAGGATATTATGGGGAAACACCCCAGGACTATCTCAAAAGATGAGCTGGCTGTAGACGCGCTGGAGATGATGCGTAAAAATAAGATAACACAGGTGATTGTTATGGATAAGAAAAAATATGCCGGCATGGTGCACGTTCACGACCTGCTGAAAGAGGGATTGGTTTAA
- the recQ gene encoding DNA helicase RecQ, with amino-acid sequence MAKRAITDEAVKEKPVKVKSVTIKKEAVTVSAQKRLAEKSIAKNGSGKTSSSSSNLREALNEYFGFENFKDEQEMIIRSVMQGEDTFVIMPTGGGKSLCYQLPAILLPGTAVIISPLIALMKNQVDQIRGYSSKDTIAHFLNSSLTKAQQKEVKKDLMSGETKMLYVAPETLTKEENIQFLSELEISFVAVDEAHCISEWGHDFRPEYRKIRTMVESMGTRIPVMALTATATPKVQLDILKNLDMKEPNVFISSFNRPNLYYEVRPKGNKETTLKQITKFVKGMPGKSGIIYVLSRKSTEEIAEFLCANGIRAGAYHAGLDATTRSQRQDQFLMEDIEVIVATIAFGMGIDKPDVRFVIHYNIPKSLENYYQETGRAGRDGLEGKCIAFYNYSDILKLEKFMRDKSQSEREMGGHLLMETVAYAETSVCRRRFLLHYFGEKYGIENCEKCDNCLNPKEQTEGEEYIKLLLETVDAIHESFGINYVIDILCGNKHNQVTMFRHDDLEVFGAGKDHDDHFWNSVLRQALLHNLIIKDIENYGVIKISEKGRKFLQKPHSIMISINHDFDNLDEVAEPEGGTSALDPMLLNMLKDLRKQVAKEKNLPPFVLFQDPSLEEMATLYPCTIDELSHVMGVSKGKALKYGKPFIEMIAEYVEENEIEKPSEMLVKSIANKSGVKVYIIQNVDKKVPMEAIAHGKGMKMDKLLEEMESIVSSGTRLNLNYYINDIIEEDRQQEVYDYFRTAHSDSLEHAINELGKDNYSMEEIQLMRIKFMSEMAH; translated from the coding sequence ATGGCAAAGCGTGCAATCACTGATGAGGCTGTAAAAGAGAAGCCGGTCAAGGTTAAAAGTGTAACAATTAAAAAAGAAGCGGTAACTGTTTCAGCCCAAAAAAGACTTGCTGAAAAATCTATTGCTAAAAACGGCAGTGGAAAGACTTCGTCCTCCTCGTCAAATCTTCGCGAAGCGCTGAATGAATACTTCGGATTCGAAAATTTTAAGGATGAGCAGGAAATGATTATCCGAAGTGTGATGCAGGGTGAAGATACTTTTGTGATTATGCCGACGGGTGGTGGTAAATCCCTTTGTTACCAGCTGCCTGCCATATTGCTCCCGGGCACTGCCGTAATCATTTCGCCCCTGATCGCTCTGATGAAAAACCAGGTAGACCAGATACGGGGATACAGCAGCAAAGACACCATTGCGCATTTCCTGAACTCTTCGCTCACCAAGGCCCAGCAAAAGGAGGTTAAAAAAGATCTGATGAGCGGTGAGACGAAGATGCTTTATGTGGCTCCCGAAACACTGACCAAAGAGGAAAACATACAATTTTTAAGCGAGCTCGAAATTTCTTTTGTGGCAGTAGACGAGGCTCACTGCATATCTGAATGGGGCCATGATTTCAGGCCGGAGTACCGGAAGATCAGGACCATGGTGGAAAGCATGGGTACGCGCATTCCGGTGATGGCATTAACTGCAACCGCCACTCCAAAAGTGCAGCTTGATATTTTAAAGAACCTGGATATGAAGGAGCCGAATGTCTTTATCAGCTCTTTCAACCGCCCAAACTTGTACTATGAGGTGCGCCCGAAAGGAAATAAGGAGACTACGCTAAAGCAGATCACAAAATTTGTGAAAGGCATGCCGGGCAAGTCCGGAATTATTTATGTGCTCAGCAGAAAATCCACGGAAGAAATTGCAGAATTTTTATGTGCGAACGGAATCCGGGCCGGCGCCTATCACGCCGGGCTTGATGCCACTACCCGCTCACAGAGGCAGGACCAGTTCCTGATGGAGGATATAGAAGTGATTGTGGCCACTATAGCTTTTGGGATGGGGATCGATAAGCCTGATGTTCGGTTTGTGATACATTATAACATTCCGAAATCACTGGAAAACTATTACCAGGAAACCGGTCGTGCAGGCCGTGACGGGCTTGAAGGCAAGTGCATTGCCTTTTATAACTACAGCGATATTCTGAAGCTTGAAAAGTTCATGCGCGATAAGTCGCAGAGCGAACGCGAGATGGGCGGACATTTACTGATGGAAACGGTTGCTTACGCAGAAACCTCTGTATGCCGCCGCAGGTTCCTTTTGCATTATTTTGGAGAAAAGTATGGGATTGAAAACTGTGAAAAATGCGATAACTGCCTTAACCCGAAAGAGCAGACCGAAGGGGAAGAATACATTAAGCTGTTGCTTGAAACGGTGGATGCCATCCATGAAAGCTTCGGTATTAATTATGTAATAGATATTCTCTGCGGAAATAAGCATAACCAAGTTACCATGTTCCGCCATGACGATCTTGAAGTATTTGGCGCTGGCAAAGACCATGATGACCATTTCTGGAATTCGGTTTTACGGCAGGCATTGCTGCACAACCTGATTATTAAGGACATCGAAAATTACGGAGTTATCAAGATCAGTGAGAAAGGCAGGAAATTCCTGCAGAAGCCGCACTCTATTATGATTTCGATTAACCATGATTTTGATAACCTTGATGAGGTTGCAGAACCGGAAGGTGGAACAAGTGCTCTGGATCCTATGCTGCTTAACATGCTGAAGGATTTGAGGAAACAGGTTGCCAAAGAAAAAAACCTGCCGCCCTTTGTGCTCTTCCAGGATCCTTCGCTGGAAGAGATGGCCACCTTGTACCCGTGCACCATCGATGAGCTCTCCCACGTAATGGGGGTAAGCAAGGGCAAAGCATTGAAGTATGGTAAGCCGTTTATTGAGATGATAGCGGAATATGTAGAAGAAAATGAGATAGAAAAACCTTCCGAAATGCTGGTGAAATCAATAGCTAATAAATCGGGTGTGAAGGTCTATATTATTCAGAATGTAGATAAGAAAGTCCCAATGGAAGCTATTGCCCACGGAAAGGGGATGAAGATGGATAAGCTGCTCGAAGAGATGGAATCAATCGTTTCATCAGGAACCAGGTTGAATCTTAATTACTATATAAATGATATTATTGAAGAGGACCGTCAGCAGGAGGTCTATGATTATTTCCGCACGGCGCACAGCGATTCACTTGAACATGCGATTAATGAATTAGGTAAAGACAACTATTCCATGGAAGAAATTCAATTGATGAGGATAAAATTTATGAGTGAAATGGCGCATTGA
- a CDS encoding transposase — translation MQSGKLYFFTATILHWKPLLAHEECMQIIGDEWKRLVMLRRISIYAFIIMPNHYHIIWSVEEPYHPDNIQRDFHKWTAKKLIKWMTRYQPHLLKDFTVNAADRAIQIWERNPLPIELYSQEVIWQKLEYIHNNPCRDKWQLAELPELYHYSSAQYYLLNKDEWGFITHIQQA, via the coding sequence ATGCAATCCGGTAAGCTATATTTTTTCACCGCAACTATTCTCCACTGGAAACCTCTGCTTGCCCATGAAGAATGTATGCAGATCATCGGAGATGAATGGAAACGACTGGTTATGCTGCGCAGAATCAGCATCTATGCCTTCATCATTATGCCCAATCATTATCACATCATCTGGTCCGTGGAAGAGCCGTATCATCCTGATAATATTCAAAGAGATTTTCACAAGTGGACTGCAAAAAAACTCATCAAATGGATGACAAGATATCAGCCGCACCTTCTGAAAGATTTCACAGTAAATGCCGCAGATCGTGCCATTCAGATATGGGAACGAAATCCTCTGCCGATTGAATTGTACAGTCAAGAAGTAATATGGCAAAAGCTGGAATATATTCACAATAATCCTTGTCGCGATAAGTGGCAATTGGCTGAATTGCCTGAATTGTATCATTACTCTTCTGCACAATATTATTTACTGAACAAAGATGAGTGGGGATTTATTACGCATATACAACAAGCTTAG
- a CDS encoding DUF433 domain-containing protein, producing the protein MAKNRSTAINTNPEILNGTPVFMGTRVPIKNLFDFLEAGRTIEFFIQQFPSVKKSQVITVLTLAEHLIVTPNEDSSRRVPA; encoded by the coding sequence ATGGCAAAAAACCGCTCCACTGCGATAAATACAAACCCTGAAATCCTAAACGGCACTCCTGTTTTTATGGGTACCCGAGTGCCCATAAAAAACCTTTTTGATTTTTTAGAAGCCGGCCGAACCATTGAATTTTTTATTCAACAATTTCCTTCGGTAAAAAAGTCACAGGTTATTACCGTGCTTACTTTAGCAGAACATCTGATTGTTACCCCAAATGAAGATTCTTCTCGACGAGTGCCTGCCTAA